Proteins encoded in a region of the Saccharothrix ecbatanensis genome:
- the mgrA gene encoding L-glyceraldehyde 3-phosphate reductase: MTYEAAASRYDSMPYRRTGRSGLKLPAVSLGLWHNFGHDRHLDGQRAILRRAFDLGVTHFDLANNYGPPPGSAEENFGRLFADDFRPYRDQILVSTKAGYHMWNGPYGEWGSRKYLVSSLDQSLARMGLDYVDIFYHHRPDPETPIEETMGALDHVVRSGKALYVGISNYSDEQTLEAARVLGSLGTPLLIHQPSYSMFNRWIEDGLLDALDSVGAGSIAFSPLAQGVLTDRYLDGVPEGSRAAGASPFLSSSNLDEATLAKVRALNDIAKRRGQTLAQLAIAWVLRNVTSALIGASSVKQLEDNVAATGNLSFEADELAEIEKHL, translated from the coding sequence ATGACGTACGAAGCCGCTGCGTCGCGGTACGACTCGATGCCCTACCGCCGGACCGGTCGCAGTGGGCTCAAGCTGCCCGCGGTGTCCCTCGGTCTCTGGCACAACTTCGGCCACGACCGGCACCTGGACGGCCAACGCGCCATCCTGCGCCGGGCGTTCGACCTCGGGGTGACGCACTTCGACCTGGCGAACAACTACGGTCCGCCGCCGGGGAGCGCGGAGGAGAACTTCGGCCGCCTGTTCGCCGACGACTTCCGGCCGTACCGGGACCAGATCCTGGTGTCCACCAAGGCCGGGTACCACATGTGGAACGGCCCGTACGGCGAGTGGGGTTCGCGGAAGTACCTGGTCAGCTCGCTGGACCAGTCGCTGGCCCGGATGGGGCTGGACTACGTCGACATCTTCTACCACCACCGGCCGGACCCGGAGACTCCGATCGAGGAGACGATGGGCGCCCTCGACCACGTGGTGCGTTCGGGCAAGGCGCTGTACGTCGGCATCTCGAATTATTCGGACGAGCAGACGTTGGAAGCGGCGCGGGTGCTCGGTTCACTCGGTACGCCGCTGTTGATCCACCAGCCGTCGTACTCGATGTTCAACCGGTGGATCGAGGACGGGCTGCTGGACGCGTTGGACTCGGTGGGCGCGGGCAGCATCGCGTTCTCGCCGTTGGCCCAGGGCGTGCTGACCGACCGCTACCTGGACGGTGTTCCGGAGGGGTCGCGGGCGGCCGGCGCTTCGCCGTTCCTGTCTTCGTCCAATTTGGACGAGGCGACGCTGGCGAAGGTGCGGGCGTTGAACGACATCGCGAAGCGGCGTGGGCAGACGTTGGCGCAGCTTGCGATCGCTTGGGTGCTGCGGAACGTGACGTCGGCGTTGATCGGGGCTTCCAGCGTGAAGCAGCTTGAGGACAACGTGGCCGCGACGGGGAACCTGTCGTTTGAGGCTGACGAGCTGGCGGAGATCGAAAAGCACCTCTGA
- a CDS encoding ABC transporter ATP-binding protein: protein MFIEKTGTRSTARTPAGPAIRVQGLEKAYGTTEVLRGVDFDVARGTIFALLGSNGSGKTTTVRILATLLKADAGTAGVNGFDVATQPANVRESISLTGQFAAVDEILSGRENLVLVARLRHLKDPGAIADDLLDRFSLTDAATRRVSTYSGGMRRRLDIAMSLIGNSPVIFLDEPTAGLDPEARIEVWHTVKQLAGHGTTVLLTTQHLDEAEQLADRIAILHKGRIIVNGTLAELKQLLPPANVEYVEKQPTLEEIFLALIGDDKHGAIGTND from the coding sequence ATGTTCATCGAGAAAACGGGGACCCGGTCAACGGCCCGAACGCCTGCCGGTCCGGCGATTCGCGTGCAAGGTCTTGAGAAGGCGTACGGGACGACCGAGGTACTGCGCGGCGTGGACTTCGACGTGGCGCGGGGCACCATTTTCGCGCTCCTCGGCTCCAACGGCTCGGGCAAGACCACGACCGTCCGAATACTCGCCACGCTCCTGAAGGCTGATGCGGGCACGGCCGGCGTGAACGGCTTCGACGTCGCCACGCAACCGGCGAACGTGCGGGAGTCCATCAGCCTCACCGGGCAGTTCGCGGCCGTCGACGAAATCCTCAGCGGCCGGGAGAACCTCGTCCTGGTCGCCAGGTTGCGGCACCTCAAGGACCCGGGCGCGATCGCGGATGACCTGCTCGATCGTTTCTCGCTGACCGACGCGGCCACCCGGAGGGTGTCGACGTACTCGGGTGGCATGCGCCGCCGCCTGGACATCGCGATGAGCCTCATCGGGAACTCGCCGGTGATCTTCCTCGACGAGCCGACGGCCGGGCTCGACCCCGAGGCGCGCATCGAGGTGTGGCACACGGTCAAGCAACTCGCCGGCCACGGCACGACGGTGCTGCTCACCACGCAGCACCTGGACGAGGCCGAACAGCTGGCCGACCGGATCGCGATCCTGCACAAGGGTCGGATCATCGTGAACGGCACCCTCGCCGAACTCAAGCAGCTCCTCCCGCCCGCCAACGTCGAGTACGTCGAGAAGCAGCCGACCCTGGAGGAGATCTTCCTCGCGCTCATCGGCGACGACAAGCACGGCGCCATCGGCACGAACGACTAG
- a CDS encoding ABC transporter permease: MTTYFFGDTGVLTGRTLRHVTRSIDTIITTVITPIAMMLMFVYVFGGAIDTGRAQYIDYMLPGILLITIASGISYTAFRLFMDMKSGIFERFQAMPIARSGVLWAHVITSLVANLISLVIVVGVALLMGFRSGAGVVEWLAVVGVLLLFTLALTWIAVIPGLSATSVEGAGAFSYPLVFLPFISSAFVPTETMPGPVRWFAEHQPVTSIVNTLRGLLARQPVRDDVWVALAWCVGILVVAYVFAMVAYRRKIA; this comes from the coding sequence ATGACCACGTACTTCTTCGGCGACACCGGCGTGCTCACCGGACGGACCCTGCGCCATGTCACCCGCAGCATCGACACCATCATCACGACGGTCATCACGCCGATCGCCATGATGCTGATGTTCGTCTACGTGTTCGGCGGCGCGATCGACACCGGTCGGGCCCAGTACATCGACTACATGCTGCCCGGCATTCTGCTCATCACGATCGCGTCGGGCATCTCCTACACCGCGTTCCGACTGTTCATGGACATGAAGAGCGGGATCTTCGAGCGGTTCCAGGCCATGCCGATCGCACGGTCGGGCGTTCTGTGGGCACATGTCATCACCTCCCTGGTCGCCAACCTGATCTCGCTCGTGATCGTCGTGGGCGTCGCCCTGCTCATGGGCTTCCGCTCAGGGGCCGGGGTGGTGGAATGGCTCGCGGTCGTCGGCGTCCTGCTCCTGTTCACGCTGGCGCTGACCTGGATCGCTGTGATCCCGGGACTCTCCGCGACGTCGGTCGAGGGCGCGGGCGCGTTCTCCTACCCGCTCGTCTTCCTGCCGTTCATCAGCTCGGCGTTCGTGCCGACGGAGACCATGCCCGGCCCGGTGCGCTGGTTCGCCGAGCACCAGCCGGTGACGTCGATCGTCAACACGCTCCGCGGCCTGCTCGCCCGCCAGCCGGTCCGTGACGACGTGTGGGTCGCACTCGCGTGGTGCGTCGGCATCCTCGTAGTGGCGTACGTTTTCGCGATGGTCGCCTATCGCCGGAAGATTGCCTGA
- a CDS encoding LacI family DNA-binding transcriptional regulator, translating to MTTGSVGLVLARPARLLGAEPFFMEFIAGIEERLAEGDRSVLLHIVGTEDAEIAAYRRWAASGVVDAVVVVNRTVGDHRPATLREIGLPALYVGEPDEIAVPAVRSDDAGPMREALAYLLDLGHRRIARVSGPETLLHTKARTAALLEGCAAAGIEPVVVEGDYSEESGAKLTTVLLDGAEPPTAILYDNDVMAVAGLNVAKQRGVAVPDRLSLVAWDDSSLCRLTSPAMTTMSVDVHQFGVTVAESVLELIAGEDVTERWSPKAKLIPRESTGKGPT from the coding sequence ATGACCACCGGCTCCGTCGGCCTGGTCCTGGCCCGCCCCGCGCGGCTGCTGGGCGCGGAGCCGTTCTTCATGGAGTTCATCGCGGGCATCGAGGAACGGCTCGCCGAGGGCGACCGTTCCGTGCTGCTGCACATCGTGGGCACCGAAGACGCCGAGATCGCCGCCTACCGCAGGTGGGCGGCGAGCGGTGTGGTCGACGCGGTGGTGGTGGTCAACCGCACCGTGGGCGACCACCGCCCGGCGACGCTGCGGGAGATCGGCCTGCCCGCGCTGTACGTGGGCGAGCCGGACGAGATCGCCGTGCCCGCGGTCCGCTCGGACGACGCAGGCCCGATGCGCGAGGCCCTCGCGTACCTGCTCGACCTCGGGCACCGGCGGATCGCGCGGGTCAGCGGCCCGGAGACTTTGTTGCACACCAAGGCGCGCACCGCCGCGTTGCTCGAAGGCTGTGCGGCGGCGGGCATCGAGCCTGTCGTGGTGGAGGGCGACTACTCCGAGGAGTCGGGGGCGAAGCTCACCACCGTGCTCCTGGACGGCGCCGAGCCACCCACTGCGATCCTCTACGACAACGACGTGATGGCCGTCGCGGGTCTGAACGTCGCCAAGCAACGCGGTGTGGCCGTGCCCGACCGGCTCAGCCTGGTGGCGTGGGACGACTCGTCGCTGTGCCGGCTCACGTCGCCCGCGATGACCACCATGAGCGTGGACGTGCACCAGTTCGGCGTCACGGTGGCCGAGTCCGTGCTGGAACTCATCGCCGGTGAGGACGTTACGGAGCGCTGGTCGCCGAAGGCCAAGCTCATTCCGAGGGAAAGCACCGGTAAAGGACCGACATGA
- a CDS encoding MerR family transcriptional regulator, translating to MLTISRLSAYAGVTVRAVRHYHKIGLLPEPERDHSGYRIYDAAAVVRLIRIHTLADAGVPLARVQELLDADPVEFADGVQEIDRELRARIQRLEGTRKRLARLADGTNLALPQCVVDYLDRLRGLGVEEWYIELERDAWIMVAANAPDLIDSVIAQKHADLEDPDMVKLYSLIRGPLDWSVDDPRIVEFADILERLAIRAVEAGATGLDAIDDQFAYLMDSVMVEFSPGAERVLAILEERGWKGWTRIERVPADRAVSGGLPTSDPELTRQGPI from the coding sequence ATGCTCACCATCAGCCGACTGTCGGCGTACGCCGGGGTGACGGTGCGGGCTGTACGCCACTACCACAAGATCGGGCTGCTGCCCGAGCCCGAGCGCGACCACTCCGGGTACCGGATCTACGACGCCGCGGCGGTCGTGCGACTGATCCGGATCCACACCCTGGCGGATGCCGGCGTGCCGCTGGCCCGGGTGCAGGAACTCCTCGACGCCGACCCGGTGGAGTTCGCCGATGGCGTGCAGGAGATCGACAGGGAACTGCGCGCCAGGATCCAACGCCTGGAGGGCACCCGCAAACGGCTCGCCAGGCTTGCCGACGGAACGAACCTGGCGCTCCCTCAATGCGTCGTGGACTACCTCGACCGCCTGCGGGGTCTCGGTGTCGAGGAGTGGTACATCGAGCTGGAGCGGGACGCCTGGATCATGGTCGCCGCCAACGCGCCGGACCTGATCGACTCCGTGATCGCCCAGAAGCACGCGGATCTGGAAGACCCCGACATGGTGAAGCTCTACAGCCTCATCCGCGGGCCACTCGACTGGTCGGTCGACGATCCGCGGATCGTCGAGTTCGCCGACATCCTCGAGCGCCTGGCGATTCGCGCTGTGGAGGCCGGCGCAACAGGGCTCGACGCCATCGACGACCAGTTCGCCTACCTGATGGACTCGGTCATGGTCGAGTTCTCACCTGGCGCCGAGCGGGTGTTGGCAATTCTGGAGGAGCGGGGCTGGAAGGGCTGGACCCGCATCGAGCGAGTGCCTGCCGACCGTGCCGTCAGTGGAGGACTTCCCACCTCGGACCCGGAACTGACGCGCCAAGGCCCGATTTGA
- a CDS encoding ROK family protein, whose translation MGQALDPVAVAIDIGGTKLAAALVESDGSVLARRTTPTPVGDGETVWRGLAGVLDELLGLVSGRAVLGAGIASAAPMDLRDGTISPVNIPGWRDFPITARVGDLLPGLPVRLGGDALCMALAEYHHGNGQGSECLLGMVVSTGIGGGFVFGGRPHFGATGNAGHVGHFVVDPAGPLCGCGANGCSEAIASGPSMVRWALEQGWQPLGGTADGVALAAAARAGDPTAEAAFGRSGAAVAQVITVASALCEIDRVVIGGGVAQAWDLLEPAITEPLADYAGLEFIRRVDVCPATLGVDSGLIGAAALLAAERVPSVPVGI comes from the coding sequence ATGGGCCAAGCACTCGACCCGGTCGCGGTCGCCATTGACATCGGTGGCACGAAGCTCGCGGCGGCGTTGGTCGAGTCGGACGGCTCGGTCCTCGCCCGCCGGACGACGCCTACGCCGGTTGGGGACGGTGAAACTGTGTGGCGAGGGCTCGCGGGGGTGTTGGACGAGCTGTTGGGGCTGGTGTCAGGTCGCGCTGTGTTGGGTGCGGGCATCGCTTCGGCCGCCCCCATGGACTTGCGTGACGGCACGATCAGTCCGGTGAACATTCCCGGCTGGCGTGATTTTCCGATCACGGCCCGCGTGGGTGATCTGCTGCCCGGTCTACCGGTTCGTCTTGGGGGCGACGCGCTCTGCATGGCCCTGGCCGAGTACCACCACGGCAACGGGCAGGGCAGTGAATGCCTGCTCGGCATGGTGGTCTCCACCGGTATCGGCGGTGGGTTCGTGTTCGGCGGACGGCCGCACTTCGGCGCCACTGGCAACGCCGGCCACGTCGGCCACTTCGTCGTCGACCCGGCCGGTCCCCTTTGCGGTTGCGGTGCGAACGGCTGCTCCGAAGCCATCGCCAGTGGCCCTTCGATGGTGCGTTGGGCGCTGGAACAGGGCTGGCAACCACTCGGTGGCACGGCGGACGGTGTCGCGCTTGCCGCCGCCGCACGGGCGGGCGATCCGACTGCGGAGGCCGCTTTCGGGCGTTCCGGTGCGGCGGTGGCGCAGGTCATCACGGTGGCCTCCGCTCTGTGCGAGATCGACCGGGTGGTGATCGGCGGCGGTGTGGCGCAGGCCTGGGACCTGCTCGAACCCGCCATCACCGAACCGCTCGCGGACTACGCCGGACTGGAGTTCATCCGCCGGGTCGACGTGTGCCCGGCGACGTTGGGCGTCGACTCGGGTCTGATCGGCGCAGCGGCACTGCTCGCGGCTGAACGGGTCCCGTCCGTGCCCGTGGGAATCTGA
- a CDS encoding alpha-galactosidase — MADVTHLRAAGVSLVLDFSGGTLPRVRYWGADLGELDSAALAAVVLAQQPHPIGNSVDGPVDVAVLPEQSAGWLGTPGIIGNRGGRDFSTAFRVVSVDGPVDGSAVSVAGPVVRAVDEVAGLALELTIELTPSGLVRQRAVLSNTGSSEFTVDAVNLTLPVPGQAVEILDFTGRWTRERSPQRTPWTQGLRVRENRTGRTGYDSAYLFAAGTSGFDNRSGEIWAVHTAWSGNHRTFAEKTYHSVSLLGSGELLLSGEVVLAPGESYTSPWQYASYGHGLDEVSGRFHQYLRSRPSHPSSPRPVVVNTWEAVYFDHDLGRLKALADAAASIGGERFVLDDGWFGSRRDDQRGLGDWYVSDEVWPDGLKPLTDHVTGLGMQFGIWVEPEMINPDSDLARAHPDWIMAAGDRLPGAARHQQVLDLARPEAFEHILERLDDLLSTYPVSYLKWDHNRDLVDAGHRPTGRAGVHGQTLAIYRLLDELRRRHPGVEIESCSSGGGRVDLEILERTDRVWVSDCIDALERQSMQRWTNALIPLELMGTHVGSGTSHTTHRQHPIDFRAGTALFGHFGIEWDLTKASASDLERLTSWVALYKELRPLLHTGVSVHGDHSDPAINVHGVVAEDGSDAVFAIVALATSEFYPPGAVRLPGLSPDRTYHVRPLPPGDVPDGNAHNWGVQLPWWQPEGVTLPGRVLTTAGVQAPVLHPERLVLLRATAL; from the coding sequence GTGGCAGACGTGACTCACCTGCGGGCAGCAGGTGTGAGCCTGGTGCTCGACTTCTCCGGAGGGACGCTTCCCCGGGTCCGCTATTGGGGCGCTGACCTGGGCGAACTTGATTCTGCCGCACTGGCGGCGGTGGTGCTGGCCCAGCAGCCGCACCCCATCGGCAACTCGGTGGACGGCCCGGTCGACGTGGCCGTGCTGCCCGAGCAGTCGGCCGGGTGGCTCGGCACGCCGGGGATCATCGGCAACCGGGGCGGGCGGGACTTCTCCACCGCGTTCCGGGTCGTGTCGGTGGACGGCCCGGTCGACGGATCAGCGGTGTCGGTCGCCGGACCGGTGGTGCGCGCGGTCGACGAGGTCGCCGGGCTCGCGCTGGAACTGACCATCGAGCTGACCCCGTCCGGGCTGGTGCGGCAGCGGGCCGTGCTGTCCAACACCGGGTCGTCGGAGTTCACCGTGGACGCGGTGAACCTGACCCTGCCGGTGCCGGGGCAGGCGGTCGAGATCCTTGACTTCACCGGGCGGTGGACGCGCGAACGCAGTCCTCAGCGCACACCGTGGACGCAGGGCCTGCGCGTGCGGGAGAACCGGACCGGTCGGACCGGCTACGACTCCGCCTACCTGTTCGCGGCGGGCACCTCGGGGTTCGACAACCGGTCGGGCGAGATCTGGGCGGTGCACACGGCCTGGTCGGGCAACCACCGGACGTTCGCCGAGAAGACGTACCACTCGGTGTCGCTGCTCGGGTCGGGCGAGCTGCTGCTGTCCGGTGAGGTGGTGCTGGCCCCGGGCGAGTCGTACACGTCGCCGTGGCAGTACGCGTCGTACGGGCACGGGCTGGACGAGGTGTCCGGGCGGTTCCACCAGTACCTGAGGTCTCGGCCGTCCCATCCCTCTTCGCCGCGCCCGGTCGTGGTGAACACGTGGGAGGCCGTGTACTTCGACCACGACCTGGGTCGGTTGAAGGCTCTGGCGGACGCCGCCGCGTCGATCGGCGGCGAGCGGTTCGTGCTGGACGACGGCTGGTTCGGCTCGCGTCGGGACGACCAGCGAGGGCTCGGCGACTGGTACGTGTCGGACGAGGTGTGGCCGGACGGGCTGAAGCCGTTGACGGACCACGTGACCGGGCTGGGGATGCAGTTCGGCATCTGGGTCGAGCCGGAGATGATCAACCCGGACTCGGACCTGGCTCGCGCGCACCCGGACTGGATCATGGCGGCGGGCGACCGGCTGCCCGGTGCGGCGCGGCACCAGCAGGTGCTGGACCTGGCGCGGCCCGAGGCGTTCGAGCACATCCTGGAGCGGCTGGACGACCTGCTGTCCACGTACCCGGTGTCGTACCTGAAGTGGGACCACAACCGGGACTTGGTGGACGCGGGGCACCGGCCGACGGGGCGTGCGGGGGTGCACGGTCAGACGTTGGCCATCTACCGGCTGCTGGACGAGCTGCGGCGGCGTCATCCGGGGGTGGAGATCGAGTCGTGCTCGTCCGGTGGCGGGCGGGTGGACCTGGAGATCCTGGAGCGCACGGACCGGGTGTGGGTGTCGGACTGCATCGACGCGCTGGAGCGGCAGTCGATGCAGCGGTGGACGAACGCTTTGATCCCGTTGGAGCTGATGGGGACGCACGTGGGGTCGGGGACGTCGCACACGACGCACCGTCAGCACCCGATCGACTTCCGGGCCGGGACCGCGTTGTTCGGGCACTTCGGCATCGAGTGGGACCTGACCAAGGCGTCGGCTTCGGATCTGGAGCGGCTGACGTCGTGGGTGGCCTTGTACAAGGAGTTGCGGCCTCTGCTGCACACCGGTGTGTCCGTGCACGGTGACCACTCGGATCCGGCGATCAACGTGCACGGTGTGGTGGCGGAGGACGGGTCGGACGCCGTGTTCGCCATCGTCGCGCTGGCCACTTCCGAGTTCTACCCGCCGGGTGCTGTCCGTCTGCCCGGCCTGTCCCCGGACCGCACGTACCACGTCCGCCCCCTGCCGCCGGGTGACGTCCCGGATGGCAACGCGCACAACTGGGGCGTGCAGCTGCCGTGGTGGCAGCCGGAAGGCGTGACCCTCCCGGGCCGCGTCCTCACCACGGCCGGCGTCCAGGCCCCCGTCCTGCACCCGGAACGCCTGGTCCTCCTCCGAGCCACCGCCCTCTAA
- a CDS encoding glycoside hydrolase family 2 protein translates to MIRTTLHDGWRLSAAGGPIPAAVADREVPAVVPGSTHLDLLAANLIPEPYLDTNEAELAWMHRADWRYALTFEAEAAKAGEKVELAFDGLDTVATVELNGVVLGSTANMFRSYRFDVREHLKDGANDLVVTFHSALAYAEAQEEKLGWRDRAYPHPMNAVRKMACSFGWDWGPDLQTAGIWKPVRLERWTEARLHQVRPLVTVDENGAGRVEVHVEVDRARDSDLTVVATVGGVEQSARVDGDTAVVTVEVPDVDLWWPVGYGEHPLYDLGVVLKSGDEDVDRTERRVGFRTITVDTAPDEIGTPFTFVVNGKPVFAKGANWIPDDHFLTRITRDRLVRRVEQAVDANMNMLRIWGGGIYETEDFYDVCDERGVLVWQDFLFACAAYAEESPLWEEVEAEARENVARLTSHASLALWNGNNENLWGFEDWGWKEKLEGRTWGLGYYTELLPKIVAELDPTRHYSPGSPYSPGDLHSNEDTHGTRHEWEVWNKIDYTHYRDHLPRFCSEFGFQGPPTWATLTKWVHDEPMTPTSPAFLLHQKADDGNGKLDRGLAPHLHAPAAFEDWHWATQLNQARAVAFGVEHFRSHWPRTAGALVWQLNDCWPVTSWAAIDGDERLKPLYYSLKHAFAPRLLTVQPRDGVDALIAVNDTDEVWTGEATLERRTFNGDVLAVVKLPIEVPARSVGQFELAADLVTPGDPKGEVLVVETDDARTAHLFQEDLELSYDPAPLTAEAHRVAEGYRVDVTATSFARDIAVLADRVAEDAVTDDALVTLPAGGTHSFLVRTATTLADPSVLTGPLVLRTANSLSAVRT, encoded by the coding sequence ATGATCCGTACGACCTTGCACGACGGGTGGCGTCTGAGCGCGGCGGGCGGGCCGATTCCGGCGGCCGTCGCCGACCGCGAGGTGCCTGCCGTCGTGCCCGGCAGCACGCACCTCGACCTCCTCGCGGCGAACCTGATCCCCGAGCCGTACCTCGACACCAACGAGGCCGAGCTGGCCTGGATGCACCGCGCCGACTGGCGTTACGCGCTGACGTTCGAGGCCGAGGCCGCCAAGGCCGGCGAGAAGGTCGAGCTGGCGTTCGACGGCCTCGACACCGTCGCCACCGTCGAGCTGAACGGCGTCGTCCTCGGCAGCACGGCCAACATGTTCCGCTCCTACCGCTTCGACGTGCGCGAGCACCTCAAGGACGGCGCGAACGACCTGGTCGTCACGTTCCACTCCGCCCTCGCGTACGCCGAGGCGCAGGAGGAGAAGCTGGGCTGGCGCGACCGCGCCTACCCGCACCCGATGAACGCCGTCCGCAAGATGGCCTGCTCGTTCGGCTGGGACTGGGGCCCCGACCTCCAGACCGCCGGCATCTGGAAGCCCGTCCGGCTGGAGCGCTGGACCGAGGCGCGGCTGCACCAGGTCCGCCCGCTGGTCACGGTGGACGAGAACGGCGCCGGCCGGGTCGAGGTGCACGTCGAGGTCGACCGCGCGCGGGACTCCGACCTGACCGTCGTCGCGACCGTGGGCGGCGTCGAGCAGAGCGCCCGCGTCGACGGCGACACCGCCGTGGTGACCGTCGAGGTGCCGGACGTCGACCTGTGGTGGCCTGTGGGCTACGGCGAGCACCCCCTCTACGACCTGGGCGTCGTGCTGAAGTCCGGTGACGAGGACGTGGACCGGACCGAGCGGCGCGTCGGCTTCCGCACCATCACCGTCGACACCGCACCCGACGAGATCGGTACCCCTTTCACGTTCGTCGTGAACGGCAAGCCGGTGTTCGCCAAGGGCGCCAACTGGATCCCCGACGACCACTTCCTCACCCGTATCACGCGCGACCGCCTGGTCCGCCGGGTCGAGCAGGCCGTCGACGCCAACATGAACATGCTCCGCATCTGGGGCGGCGGCATCTACGAGACCGAGGACTTCTACGACGTCTGCGACGAGCGCGGCGTGCTGGTGTGGCAGGACTTCCTGTTCGCCTGCGCCGCGTACGCCGAGGAGTCGCCGCTGTGGGAGGAGGTCGAGGCCGAGGCCCGCGAGAACGTCGCCCGGCTGACCTCGCACGCCTCCCTCGCGCTGTGGAACGGCAACAACGAGAACCTGTGGGGCTTCGAGGACTGGGGCTGGAAGGAAAAGCTCGAAGGCCGCACCTGGGGCCTCGGCTACTACACCGAGCTGCTGCCGAAGATCGTCGCCGAGCTGGACCCGACCCGGCACTACTCGCCGGGCAGCCCGTACAGCCCCGGTGACCTTCACTCGAACGAGGACACCCACGGCACGCGGCACGAGTGGGAGGTGTGGAACAAGATCGACTACACCCACTACCGCGACCACCTGCCGCGGTTCTGCTCGGAGTTCGGCTTCCAGGGCCCGCCGACCTGGGCGACCCTGACCAAGTGGGTGCACGACGAGCCGATGACGCCGACGTCGCCCGCGTTCCTGCTGCACCAGAAGGCCGATGACGGCAACGGCAAGCTGGACCGCGGCCTCGCGCCGCACCTGCACGCGCCGGCGGCGTTCGAGGACTGGCACTGGGCCACCCAGCTGAACCAGGCCCGCGCGGTCGCGTTCGGCGTCGAGCACTTCCGCTCGCACTGGCCCCGCACGGCCGGCGCGCTCGTGTGGCAGCTCAACGACTGCTGGCCGGTCACCTCCTGGGCGGCGATCGATGGCGACGAGCGGCTCAAGCCGCTGTACTACTCGCTCAAGCACGCCTTCGCGCCGCGCCTGCTCACCGTGCAGCCGAGGGACGGCGTGGACGCGCTGATCGCCGTCAACGACACGGACGAGGTCTGGACCGGCGAAGCCACGCTGGAGCGGCGGACGTTCAACGGTGACGTGCTCGCGGTGGTTAAACTCCCGATCGAGGTGCCGGCCAGGTCGGTCGGGCAGTTCGAGTTGGCAGCGGACCTGGTCACGCCAGGCGACCCGAAGGGGGAGGTGCTGGTGGTGGAGACGGACGACGCGCGCACCGCGCACCTGTTCCAGGAGGACCTGGAGCTGTCCTACGACCCCGCGCCGCTCACCGCCGAGGCGCACCGGGTGGCCGAGGGCTACCGGGTGGACGTCACCGCGACGTCCTTCGCCCGTGACATCGCAGTGCTGGCGGACCGGGTCGCCGAGGACGCCGTCACCGACGACGCCCTGGTCACCCTTCCCGCGGGCGGGACGCACTCGTTCCTGGTCCGGACCGCGACCACGCTGGCCGACCCGTCCGTTCTCACCGGCCCGCTGGTGCTGCGAACGGCCAACAGCCTGAGCGCGGTGCGGACATGA